One part of the Prunus persica cultivar Lovell chromosome G5, Prunus_persica_NCBIv2, whole genome shotgun sequence genome encodes these proteins:
- the LOC18776391 gene encoding uncharacterized protein LOC18776391, with protein MATKPLTTETIALTEKKMDMTLDDIIKMSKVAPKGKKQQRRASNKAQNFVKGAAQDKPAKLRRFMDARSSIRQGVLAQRRSNFQGNQFPIAAEAARKAAVAPLRNRAFNRNRVPNWKARVGAPILQRRAGNVGYGTKLPLPQQQQQQLRQQENALPKQRPQTLDLLFANMKEQRMRAQPRQNNAVPRNIRGVQQRPPWGRGGRFGN; from the exons ATGGCGACTAAACCACTTACAACTGAAACAATTGCTCTGACTGAGAAGAAGATGGACATGACATTAG ATGACATTATTAAAATGTCGAAAGTTGCTCCAAAGGGTAAGAAGCAGCAGCGAAGGGCTTCG AATAAAGCCcagaattttgtaaaaggtgCTGCTCAAGATAAACCAGCAAAGCTGCGGCGCTTTATGGACGCAAGATCTTCCATTAGACAG GGGGTTCTAGCTCAGAGAAGGTCAAATTTCCAGGGGAACCAATTTCCCATTGCAGCTGAGGCTGCACGAAAGGCAGCAGTTGCTCCTCTTCGCAATAGAGCTTTTAATCGTAACCGGGTACCTAACTGGAAAGCAAG GGTTGGTGCTCCAATTCTTCAGAGAAGGGCTGGAAATGTTGGCTACGGTACTAAG CTGCCACTTCcgcaacagcagcagcagcagcttcgGCAGCAAGAGAATGCACTTCCTAAGCAGAGGCCTCAAACACTCGATTTGCTCTTTGCAAACATGAAGGAGCAAAGGATGAGGGCCCAACCACGCCAGAACAATGCCGTACCCCGCAACATTAGGGGTGTCCAGCAGAGGCCCCCTTGGGGAAGAGGCGGACGATTTGGCAACTGA